From Candidatus Binataceae bacterium:
CGTTCACCCAGGGTGGGACTCGCCATCCGATCCGCGCCATAGATCAACATGACGGCCGAACCTGGAAACTCCACCAGCGCCGCGCTCGCGCCTTGCCCCAGCGCGAGAAAATCCACTCGTAGGGACGGATTGAAGTAGCGCTGGCGCAACCACCAGATGCTGTCGCCAGTCAACGCCAGAAGACATAACAGGGCCGCGGCTCGCCGCCATCGGCGGGAGGCAAGTGCCGGCGCGTCACTGGACCAGGGCAAGGTAGGTGCCTGAGGTGCGGTCAGCCACAGAATCAGCAGTAAGTATATCAGGATCAATTCTAGCAAAGTGGGAGTAAAGCTGCGCAGCCACGCGCCAGGGAGCGCGAGGAATATAAAAGCCAATCGATTTCCCAGAGTAATTGCCTGACTGCTCAGTCGCAGTAGCATCAGGGCGGGAGTCTGCCAGAACAGACCTAGGCCCGCCGCACACAGGCCAACGATCACGCCACCCAGGGCGATAATCGGAACGACCACCGCATTGGCCACTAGGCCAACCAGCGAGAATTGGTTGAAATAATAAGCGGTCAGGGGCGCCGTTCCGAGCATGGCGAAAAAAGAAACCGCACCCGCCCCGACCACCATCTTTGCTGCCCAGGTTAGCGCGGGGCGGGCGTGAAAGGACTGAAGTATGGGTCGGTGTTGACGCTGTTCTCGCGCCGCAAGGCGGCGCATCCCCAGGAGCACGGCGGCGACCGCGGCGAAGGAAAGCTGGAAACCGATATCGAGACTGGAGCCGGGAAAGAGCAGACAAATCAACAATGCGGCCAGAGCCAGGCTGGCCATCAGCTCGCGGGGACGATCGGCGAGCACCGCAGCCACATAGCACAAGACCATGATGAGGGCGCGCAGAGTGGAAATACGACCACCGGCAATGGCGGCGTAGGCGAGCGCGGCGAGCCCACCGCCACCGGCTGCCAGCTTGTTGGCCCAGCCGCGAATCAGCAAATAGGGAAACAGCCAGCAGATCAGCCGCACCAAGGCGAAGGCCGCGCCCGAGACAAAACCCAGATGCAGCCCCGAGATGACCAACAGATGGGCCATCCCGGTCAGCGCGAAGGCTTGGCGTATGCCTGGCTGAAGTTGACCCTGGTCGCCGATTATCAATGCTCGCATTTCCCCCCGCTGGGGCTGTTCCAACTCACGATCAATGAGGCCGCCGATACGCTTGCGGAGCGCTTCGACGCGACCCTGGATCCCCGCCGGCTCTTGCCCGACTATCGCCACAGCCTCGGGCCGAGCCAGAGCTGTGACTGCAATTCCCTGGCGAGCCAGATAGGCTGCGTAGTTGAATTCACCAGGATTGCCGAGATTCCGCGGAAAACGCAGACGCCCGTCGATTACCAGTCGCTGACCGATCGCGTAAGGGGCATCGCTTCCGACAATCACCCTAACTTCGCCTGCGGCCACGGTGAGGGGGGAGCCCATCGCCGCCGCCCGCTGCAGGCGCATATAGAGCCGCCAGCTATTGTTCACACGCTCGGGCGCTCGATTCAGTATGCCCTCCAAATGGACCTGTGCGTTTTCGGGAAAGCGCCGAATATCATTGGGAAGCAGCGCCTTGGAATAAAGCCCTGCTGAGGCGTGACCAGCGGCCAGCGCGATGGCACCCAGCGCCACCGTCATTCCCCAACCGGGGCGCCGGCAAGCAAACAGGCTAAGCGCAGCCACTGTCAATGCTATCGCCGGCCACAGCGACAAATGTAAACTCAGCCCCGTCGCGTCGCCGACCACAATGCTGGCAGCCACCAGATAAAGCGGCGGGATGCGCTCGTGCCAGTGTTCCAGCCGCTCCCGCCCTGGCAATGCAATTGATTGATAAGGCCGAGCCGCTGGATGCATTCGATTCTCCGCAACAGCGCATTAACGGCTACGGCGGCGCGTTAACGCAGCCGATGGCAGCCCCTGGCAACTCTCAGCTTGCCGATAGCATTGAGCCCCCTGTTTTGGCTAGAGTGCGGCGGCGTGGGTTTTGTGCTCGTCCAACGGCTCTCGCCCCAGCAACAGCCCATGGAGAAATCCGCGCGAAGCGGGCATAATTGCCGGTAATGCTGTTACGCGCCATTATCGATGTCGTCGCGCTGCTGGTGGTCTTCGCGCTCGGAGTGATTTTCGGACCCGCGGTCAAGGCCGCCCTTGGGTTGTTTGAAGAAGACCTACACGTGGAGATGGGGCTAATGCGCTCGGACGTGACCAAGATGGTGGAGGGGATCGAACAGCGCCTCAAGAATATCGAAACCCGGCTGGAACGTTAGTACGCACTGGTGGCGCCCCGGGCCCGCCTTCGCCGGTTTTGTCCTGGCGGGTTCTGACCTGATGGTTTTGCGTTACGCCAACCACCGATGGGGTGTCCGT
This genomic window contains:
- a CDS encoding DNA internalization-related competence protein ComEC/Rec2 codes for the protein MHPAARPYQSIALPGRERLEHWHERIPPLYLVAASIVVGDATGLSLHLSLWPAIALTVAALSLFACRRPGWGMTVALGAIALAAGHASAGLYSKALLPNDIRRFPENAQVHLEGILNRAPERVNNSWRLYMRLQRAAAMGSPLTVAAGEVRVIVGSDAPYAIGQRLVIDGRLRFPRNLGNPGEFNYAAYLARQGIAVTALARPEAVAIVGQEPAGIQGRVEALRKRIGGLIDRELEQPQRGEMRALIIGDQGQLQPGIRQAFALTGMAHLLVISGLHLGFVSGAAFALVRLICWLFPYLLIRGWANKLAAGGGGLAALAYAAIAGGRISTLRALIMVLCYVAAVLADRPRELMASLALAALLICLLFPGSSLDIGFQLSFAAVAAVLLGMRRLAAREQRQHRPILQSFHARPALTWAAKMVVGAGAVSFFAMLGTAPLTAYYFNQFSLVGLVANAVVVPIIALGGVIVGLCAAGLGLFWQTPALMLLRLSSQAITLGNRLAFIFLALPGAWLRSFTPTLLELILIYLLLILWLTAPQAPTLPWSSDAPALASRRWRRAAALLCLLALTGDSIWWLRQRYFNPSLRVDFLALGQGASAALVEFPGSAVMLIYGADRMASPTLGEREIAPFLWSRKILHVDYLVLRQPEHFRQAREASGSLQFIADNFHPAELWTSAAIANQLKSDYLLDWAQRATTLAILDRAAPVRHVRTVSIRCLNPPTADRANRADGGLVLQIAAGKISFVLTGELDRTTQRQLLQSYPQLRATVLEVPHHASLNAFWEPFVKTVAPLFAVASVGYWNRYHSPACRLVKGYRTAGVRLLRTDREGAICFRLEGEQLRWSTSQSLLGPN